A window of the Hevea brasiliensis isolate MT/VB/25A 57/8 chromosome 6, ASM3005281v1, whole genome shotgun sequence genome harbors these coding sequences:
- the LOC110673753 gene encoding indole-3-acetaldehyde oxidase isoform X2: MCMSLFGALVNAEKAARPEPSSGYSKLTVIEAEKAIAGNLCRCTGYRPIADACKSFAADVDMEDLGFNSFWKKGERQEINLSRLPLYNHDQEICTFPAFLKRQVKASMLMDSERCSWYQPSSLEELQSLLKCPDANNGVRMKLVVGNTGMGYYKELEPYDRYIDLRYIPELSTIRRDQNGIETGAAVTISKVIEALREEIKDEFISASKLVFEKIADHMDKVASKFIRNTGSIGGNLVMAQGKHFPSDIATVLLAAGSFVHTITGTMHEKLTLEEFLKRPPLDSKSVLLSVRIPNCESIEEDGKLLFETYRAAPRPLGNALPHLNAAFLAEVSCSKSSSGNVLNSCQLAFGAFGTKHAIRAKKVEEFLTGKLLTTAVLYGATKLLKATVLPEDGTPNPAYRSSLAVGFLFDFLGQLVDSNPNGWLNGNGGLSMFEDAKSKEKHDNLDHVKFPTLLSSSKQVIQLNKDYLPIGEPITKSGSALQASGEAVYVDDIPSPGNCLYGAFIYSTKPFARVKGIKFNSKSLPVGVTSLISFKDIPKGGQNIGSIFVFGPEPLFAEELTQYAGEPIAFVLADTQKHADIAAKLAVVDYDLENLEPPILTVEEALERSSLFEIPPMLYPKQVGDLSKGMAEADHKILSAEIKLGSQYYFYMENQTALALPDEDNCMVVYSSSQCPENAQVAIAKCLGVPEHNVRVLTRRVGGGFGGKAMKAMPVATACALAAHKLQRPVRIYMNRKTDMVIAGGRHPMKITYSVGFKSNGKITALHLDILINAGITLDCSPLMPKAIVGALKKYDWGALSFDIKLCKTNLSSKSAMRGPGDLQGSYIAEAVIEQVASFLPMEADTVRAINFHTYDSLQLFYGVAAGDPLEYTLTSIWDKLATSSSFDQRTEMIQEFNRNNVWKKRGISRMHCVYDVTLRPTPGKVSILSDGSIVVEVGGIEIGQGLWTKVKQMVAFGLSAIKCDGAEDFLDKVRVVQADTLSLIQGGITGGSTTSESSCEAVRLSCEALVERLIPLKERLLMQTDSIRWEKLIQQAYLEAVNLSANSFFIPDSASTNYLNYGAAVTEVEVDLLTGQTTILRSDILYDCGQSLNPAVDLGQIEGAFVQGIGFFMLEEYTTNSDGLVDTEGTWTYKIPTIDTIPKQFNVEILNSGHNPKRVLSSKASGEPPLLLAASVHCATKAAIREARKQLHSWGCLEGSHSTFQLGVPATMPIVKELCGLDIVESYLQCKIGSN, from the exons ATGTGCATGTCCTTATTCGGGGCCCTTGTTAATGCTGAAAAGGCTGCTCGACCCGAACCTTCTTCAGGATATTCCAAGCTGACAGTCATTGAAGCTGAAAAGGCTATTGCAGGAAATCTTTGTCGCTGTACTGGATATCGACCCATTGCTGATGCATGCAAAAGTTTTGCAGCCGATGTCGATATGGAGGATTTGGGATTTAATTCTTTCTGGAAAAAGGGAGAGAGGCAGGAAATAAATTTAAGTAGGTTACCTTTGTACAATCATGATCAAGAGATTTGCACTTTCCCTGCATTTTTGAAAAGGCAAGTCAAGGCTTCAATGCTTATGGATTCTGAAAGATGTTCTTGGTACCAACCTTCTAGCTTGGAGGAGCTTCAGAGCTTATTAAAATGCCCTGATGCCAACAATGGAGTCCGGATGAAACTGGTGGTTGGTAACACTGGCATGGGCTATTATAAGGAATTAGAACCCTATGACAGATACATCGATCTCAGGTATATTCCTGAACTGTCAACGATTAGGAGAGATCAAAATGGTATTGAAACTGGGGCAGCTGTCACTATTTCTAAAGTTATTGAAGCTTTGAGAGAAGAAATTAAAGATGAATTTATCTCAGCAAGTAAGCTGGTGTTCGAAAAAATTGCAGACCATATGGATAAAGTTGCTTCCAAATTTATAAGAAATACAGGCAGTATTGGGGGAAATTTGGTGATGGCACAAGGAAAACACTTTCCTTCAGATATTGCCACAGTACTTCTTGCAGCTGGTTCTTTTGTTCATACGATAACTGGTACCATGCATGAGAAGCTTACCTTGGAGGAGTTTTTAAAAAGACCTCCCTTGGATTCCAAAAGTGTACTCTTAAGCGTTCGAATCCCAAATTGTGAATCCATCGAGGAAGATGGTAAGTTGTTATTTGAAACCTATCGAGCTGCGCCACGGCCCCTTGGAAATGCTTTGCCCCATCTGAATGCTGCTTTCTTGGCCGAAGTTTCCTGCTCAAAATCATCTAGTGGAAACGTGTTGAATAGCTGTCAGTTGGCTTTTGGTGCTTTTGGAACCAAACATGCAATTAGAGCAAAGAAAGTTGAGGAATTTTTAACAGGAAAGTTGTTAACCACTGCTGTTCTTTATGGGGCTACTAAATTACTTAAAGCTACTGTGTTACCTGAGGATGGGACTCCAAATCCTGCATATAGGTCAAGTTTGGCTGTTGGTTTTCTTTTTGATTTTCTTGGCCAGTTAGTAGATAGCAATCCTAATGGTTGGCTGAATGGCAATGGTGGTCTCTCAATGTTTGAGGATGCCAAATCAAAGGAGAAACATGACAATCTGGATCATGTTAAATTCCCCACATTGCTGTCATCATCCAAACAGGTGATCCAATTAAACAAAGACTATCTTCCCATTGGTGAGCCAATTACCAAATCTGGATCTGCCCTTCAAGCTTCTG GTGAGGCtgtttatgtggatgacattccttCCCCTGGAAATTGTCTGTATGGAGCATTCATTTATAGCACAAAGCCTTTTGCAAGGGTAAAGGGTATAAAATTTAATTCTAAATCACTTCCAGTTGGAGTCACTTCACTTATTTCTTTCAAAGACATTCCAAAAGGTGGGCAGAACATTGGTTCAATTTTTGTTTTTGGTCCTGAACCATTATTTGCAGAGGAGCTTACTCAGTATGCTGGAGAGCCAATTGCATTTGTG CTTGCAGATACACAGAAACATGCAGATATAGCAGCAAAGCTTGCAGTGGTAGATTATGACCTGGAAAATCTAGAACCTCCCATTTTAACTGTAGAAGAGGCTCTTGAGAGGTCTAGCCTTTTTGAGATACCGCCTATGCTCTATCCCAAACAAGTAGGTGATTTATCTAAGGGAATGGCTGAAGCTGATCATAAGATTCTCTCTGCCGag ATAAAACTTGGGTCCCAATATTATTTCTATATGGAGAATCAGACTGCTCTTGCTCTTCCTGATGAAGACAACTGCATGGTGGTTTACAGTTCAAGTCAATGCCCTGAGAATGCACAGGTTGCGATTGCAAAATGTCTTGGTGTTCCTGAACATAATGTGCGTGTGCTTACAAGAAGGGTTGGAGGAGGTTTTGGTGGGAAGGCTATGAAAGCCATGCCT GTTGCTACAGCATGTGCACTTGCAGCACACAAGTTGCAGCGCCCTGTTAGGATATATATGAACCGCAAGACTGATATGGTAATAGCAGGAGGAAGGCATCCTATGAAAATAACATACAGTGTAGGATTCAAATCTAATGGGAAAATCACTGCCTTACATCTTGATATCTTAATTAATGCTGGCATAACTCTGGACTGTAGCCCATTGATGCCAAAAGCCATTGTGGGTGCACTTAAAAAGTATGATTGGGGTGCTTTATCATTTGATATAAAGTTATGCAAAACAAACCTGTCAAGTAAATCAGCAATGCGTGGCCCTGGAGACCTGCAAGGATCATATATTGCAGAAGCAGTAATTGAACAAGTAGCATCTTTTCTTCCCATGGAGGCAGATACTGTGAGGGCCATAAATTTTCACACGTATGATAGCCTTCAGTTATTCTATGGTGTTGCTGCAGGGGATCCTCTAGAATATACTTTAACTTCAATATGGGATAAGTTAGCCACATCTTCAAGCTTTGACCAAAGGACTGAAATGATACAAGAGTTTAATAGGAATAATGTGTGGAAAAAGAGAGGTATTTCGCGAATGCATTGTGTGTACGATGTGACATTGAGACCAACTCCTGGAAAAGTAAGCATTCTAAGTGATGGGTCTATTGTTGTTGAAGTTGGAGGAATAGAGATAGGTCAGGGTCTCTGGACAAAGGTGAAACAGATGGTTGCATTTGGTCTCAGTGCAATCAAATGCGATGGAGCAGAAGACTTCTTGGATAAGGTACGAGTTGTACAAGCTGATACTTTGAGTTTAATTCAAGGAGGGATCACTGGTGGGAGCACTACATCTGAGTCAAGCTGTGAAGCAGTCAGACTTAGCTGTGAAGCATTGGTTGAGAGACTGATACCTCTAAAGGAAAGGTTGCTGATGCAAACGGACTCAATAAGATGGGAGAAACTTATCCAACAG GCATATTTGGAAGCTGTGAACTTATCAGCGAATTCTTTCTTCATTCCTGACTCTGCTTCAACAAATTACTTAAACTATGGTGCTGCTGTGACTGAG GTGGAAGTAGATCTTCTGACAGGGCAAACAACAATTTTGAGATCTGATATTTTATATGATTGTGGACAAAGTCTCAACCCTGCTGTGGATTTAGGACAG ATTGAAGGAGCTTTTGTCCAAGGAATTGGGTTTTTCATGCTTGAAGAGTACACAACAAACTCAGATGGATTAGTAGACACTGAAGGCACATGGACATACAAGATCCCTACAATTGACACCATACCAAAGCAGTTCAATGTTGAAATACTTAATAGCGGACATAACCCAAAACGTGTTCTCTCTTCCAAAG CTTCTGGTGAGCCACCACTGCTCCTAGCAGCTTCAGTCCACTGTGCTACGAAAGCTGCTATCAGGGAAGCACGGAAACAACTTCATTCATGGGGTTGCCTAGAGGGTTCTCATTCAACGTTCCAGTTGGGGGTCCCTGCCACCATGCCTATTGTGAAGGAGCTGTGTGGGCTGGACATCGTGGAGAGTTACTTGCAGTGTAAAATTGGCAGCAATTAA
- the LOC110673753 gene encoding indole-3-acetaldehyde oxidase isoform X1: protein MEQESQMGKQVCLVFAVNGQRFQLSNVDPSMTLLEFLRTQTPFKSVKLGCGEGGCGACTVLVSKYDPLLDQVEDFTASSCLTLVCSINQCSITTSEGLGNSKVGFHPIHKRFSGFHASQCGFCTPGMCMSLFGALVNAEKAARPEPSSGYSKLTVIEAEKAIAGNLCRCTGYRPIADACKSFAADVDMEDLGFNSFWKKGERQEINLSRLPLYNHDQEICTFPAFLKRQVKASMLMDSERCSWYQPSSLEELQSLLKCPDANNGVRMKLVVGNTGMGYYKELEPYDRYIDLRYIPELSTIRRDQNGIETGAAVTISKVIEALREEIKDEFISASKLVFEKIADHMDKVASKFIRNTGSIGGNLVMAQGKHFPSDIATVLLAAGSFVHTITGTMHEKLTLEEFLKRPPLDSKSVLLSVRIPNCESIEEDGKLLFETYRAAPRPLGNALPHLNAAFLAEVSCSKSSSGNVLNSCQLAFGAFGTKHAIRAKKVEEFLTGKLLTTAVLYGATKLLKATVLPEDGTPNPAYRSSLAVGFLFDFLGQLVDSNPNGWLNGNGGLSMFEDAKSKEKHDNLDHVKFPTLLSSSKQVIQLNKDYLPIGEPITKSGSALQASGEAVYVDDIPSPGNCLYGAFIYSTKPFARVKGIKFNSKSLPVGVTSLISFKDIPKGGQNIGSIFVFGPEPLFAEELTQYAGEPIAFVLADTQKHADIAAKLAVVDYDLENLEPPILTVEEALERSSLFEIPPMLYPKQVGDLSKGMAEADHKILSAEIKLGSQYYFYMENQTALALPDEDNCMVVYSSSQCPENAQVAIAKCLGVPEHNVRVLTRRVGGGFGGKAMKAMPVATACALAAHKLQRPVRIYMNRKTDMVIAGGRHPMKITYSVGFKSNGKITALHLDILINAGITLDCSPLMPKAIVGALKKYDWGALSFDIKLCKTNLSSKSAMRGPGDLQGSYIAEAVIEQVASFLPMEADTVRAINFHTYDSLQLFYGVAAGDPLEYTLTSIWDKLATSSSFDQRTEMIQEFNRNNVWKKRGISRMHCVYDVTLRPTPGKVSILSDGSIVVEVGGIEIGQGLWTKVKQMVAFGLSAIKCDGAEDFLDKVRVVQADTLSLIQGGITGGSTTSESSCEAVRLSCEALVERLIPLKERLLMQTDSIRWEKLIQQAYLEAVNLSANSFFIPDSASTNYLNYGAAVTEVEVDLLTGQTTILRSDILYDCGQSLNPAVDLGQIEGAFVQGIGFFMLEEYTTNSDGLVDTEGTWTYKIPTIDTIPKQFNVEILNSGHNPKRVLSSKASGEPPLLLAASVHCATKAAIREARKQLHSWGCLEGSHSTFQLGVPATMPIVKELCGLDIVESYLQCKIGSN from the exons GTGGTTGCGGTGCTTGTACTGTTCTGGTCTCCAAGTACGATCCCTTGCTTGACCAAGTTGAGGATTTTACAGCAAGTTCATGTCTTACACTGGTTTGCAGCATAAATCAATGTTCAATTACAACATCTGAAGGCCTGGGTAATAGCAAAGTTGGTTTCCATCCAATTCATAAAAGGTTCTCTGGATTCCATGCTTCTCAATGTGGCTTTTGTACTCCTGGAATGTGCATGTCCTTATTCGGGGCCCTTGTTAATGCTGAAAAGGCTGCTCGACCCGAACCTTCTTCAGGATATTCCAAGCTGACAGTCATTGAAGCTGAAAAGGCTATTGCAGGAAATCTTTGTCGCTGTACTGGATATCGACCCATTGCTGATGCATGCAAAAGTTTTGCAGCCGATGTCGATATGGAGGATTTGGGATTTAATTCTTTCTGGAAAAAGGGAGAGAGGCAGGAAATAAATTTAAGTAGGTTACCTTTGTACAATCATGATCAAGAGATTTGCACTTTCCCTGCATTTTTGAAAAGGCAAGTCAAGGCTTCAATGCTTATGGATTCTGAAAGATGTTCTTGGTACCAACCTTCTAGCTTGGAGGAGCTTCAGAGCTTATTAAAATGCCCTGATGCCAACAATGGAGTCCGGATGAAACTGGTGGTTGGTAACACTGGCATGGGCTATTATAAGGAATTAGAACCCTATGACAGATACATCGATCTCAGGTATATTCCTGAACTGTCAACGATTAGGAGAGATCAAAATGGTATTGAAACTGGGGCAGCTGTCACTATTTCTAAAGTTATTGAAGCTTTGAGAGAAGAAATTAAAGATGAATTTATCTCAGCAAGTAAGCTGGTGTTCGAAAAAATTGCAGACCATATGGATAAAGTTGCTTCCAAATTTATAAGAAATACAGGCAGTATTGGGGGAAATTTGGTGATGGCACAAGGAAAACACTTTCCTTCAGATATTGCCACAGTACTTCTTGCAGCTGGTTCTTTTGTTCATACGATAACTGGTACCATGCATGAGAAGCTTACCTTGGAGGAGTTTTTAAAAAGACCTCCCTTGGATTCCAAAAGTGTACTCTTAAGCGTTCGAATCCCAAATTGTGAATCCATCGAGGAAGATGGTAAGTTGTTATTTGAAACCTATCGAGCTGCGCCACGGCCCCTTGGAAATGCTTTGCCCCATCTGAATGCTGCTTTCTTGGCCGAAGTTTCCTGCTCAAAATCATCTAGTGGAAACGTGTTGAATAGCTGTCAGTTGGCTTTTGGTGCTTTTGGAACCAAACATGCAATTAGAGCAAAGAAAGTTGAGGAATTTTTAACAGGAAAGTTGTTAACCACTGCTGTTCTTTATGGGGCTACTAAATTACTTAAAGCTACTGTGTTACCTGAGGATGGGACTCCAAATCCTGCATATAGGTCAAGTTTGGCTGTTGGTTTTCTTTTTGATTTTCTTGGCCAGTTAGTAGATAGCAATCCTAATGGTTGGCTGAATGGCAATGGTGGTCTCTCAATGTTTGAGGATGCCAAATCAAAGGAGAAACATGACAATCTGGATCATGTTAAATTCCCCACATTGCTGTCATCATCCAAACAGGTGATCCAATTAAACAAAGACTATCTTCCCATTGGTGAGCCAATTACCAAATCTGGATCTGCCCTTCAAGCTTCTG GTGAGGCtgtttatgtggatgacattccttCCCCTGGAAATTGTCTGTATGGAGCATTCATTTATAGCACAAAGCCTTTTGCAAGGGTAAAGGGTATAAAATTTAATTCTAAATCACTTCCAGTTGGAGTCACTTCACTTATTTCTTTCAAAGACATTCCAAAAGGTGGGCAGAACATTGGTTCAATTTTTGTTTTTGGTCCTGAACCATTATTTGCAGAGGAGCTTACTCAGTATGCTGGAGAGCCAATTGCATTTGTG CTTGCAGATACACAGAAACATGCAGATATAGCAGCAAAGCTTGCAGTGGTAGATTATGACCTGGAAAATCTAGAACCTCCCATTTTAACTGTAGAAGAGGCTCTTGAGAGGTCTAGCCTTTTTGAGATACCGCCTATGCTCTATCCCAAACAAGTAGGTGATTTATCTAAGGGAATGGCTGAAGCTGATCATAAGATTCTCTCTGCCGag ATAAAACTTGGGTCCCAATATTATTTCTATATGGAGAATCAGACTGCTCTTGCTCTTCCTGATGAAGACAACTGCATGGTGGTTTACAGTTCAAGTCAATGCCCTGAGAATGCACAGGTTGCGATTGCAAAATGTCTTGGTGTTCCTGAACATAATGTGCGTGTGCTTACAAGAAGGGTTGGAGGAGGTTTTGGTGGGAAGGCTATGAAAGCCATGCCT GTTGCTACAGCATGTGCACTTGCAGCACACAAGTTGCAGCGCCCTGTTAGGATATATATGAACCGCAAGACTGATATGGTAATAGCAGGAGGAAGGCATCCTATGAAAATAACATACAGTGTAGGATTCAAATCTAATGGGAAAATCACTGCCTTACATCTTGATATCTTAATTAATGCTGGCATAACTCTGGACTGTAGCCCATTGATGCCAAAAGCCATTGTGGGTGCACTTAAAAAGTATGATTGGGGTGCTTTATCATTTGATATAAAGTTATGCAAAACAAACCTGTCAAGTAAATCAGCAATGCGTGGCCCTGGAGACCTGCAAGGATCATATATTGCAGAAGCAGTAATTGAACAAGTAGCATCTTTTCTTCCCATGGAGGCAGATACTGTGAGGGCCATAAATTTTCACACGTATGATAGCCTTCAGTTATTCTATGGTGTTGCTGCAGGGGATCCTCTAGAATATACTTTAACTTCAATATGGGATAAGTTAGCCACATCTTCAAGCTTTGACCAAAGGACTGAAATGATACAAGAGTTTAATAGGAATAATGTGTGGAAAAAGAGAGGTATTTCGCGAATGCATTGTGTGTACGATGTGACATTGAGACCAACTCCTGGAAAAGTAAGCATTCTAAGTGATGGGTCTATTGTTGTTGAAGTTGGAGGAATAGAGATAGGTCAGGGTCTCTGGACAAAGGTGAAACAGATGGTTGCATTTGGTCTCAGTGCAATCAAATGCGATGGAGCAGAAGACTTCTTGGATAAGGTACGAGTTGTACAAGCTGATACTTTGAGTTTAATTCAAGGAGGGATCACTGGTGGGAGCACTACATCTGAGTCAAGCTGTGAAGCAGTCAGACTTAGCTGTGAAGCATTGGTTGAGAGACTGATACCTCTAAAGGAAAGGTTGCTGATGCAAACGGACTCAATAAGATGGGAGAAACTTATCCAACAG GCATATTTGGAAGCTGTGAACTTATCAGCGAATTCTTTCTTCATTCCTGACTCTGCTTCAACAAATTACTTAAACTATGGTGCTGCTGTGACTGAG GTGGAAGTAGATCTTCTGACAGGGCAAACAACAATTTTGAGATCTGATATTTTATATGATTGTGGACAAAGTCTCAACCCTGCTGTGGATTTAGGACAG ATTGAAGGAGCTTTTGTCCAAGGAATTGGGTTTTTCATGCTTGAAGAGTACACAACAAACTCAGATGGATTAGTAGACACTGAAGGCACATGGACATACAAGATCCCTACAATTGACACCATACCAAAGCAGTTCAATGTTGAAATACTTAATAGCGGACATAACCCAAAACGTGTTCTCTCTTCCAAAG CTTCTGGTGAGCCACCACTGCTCCTAGCAGCTTCAGTCCACTGTGCTACGAAAGCTGCTATCAGGGAAGCACGGAAACAACTTCATTCATGGGGTTGCCTAGAGGGTTCTCATTCAACGTTCCAGTTGGGGGTCCCTGCCACCATGCCTATTGTGAAGGAGCTGTGTGGGCTGGACATCGTGGAGAGTTACTTGCAGTGTAAAATTGGCAGCAATTAA